From one Rhizobium lentis genomic stretch:
- a CDS encoding LysR family transcriptional regulator, producing the protein MAVAEDLHFRRAAERMNLTQPALSQRIRALEGEVGADLFERDRRGVALTPAGAAFLGPAREAVRHANMAKAEALRAVRGEVGRLRLGFTPIAFYGVLPEAVQAFRIRHPQVEVDLIEMSSPKVEAALASADIDLGVLHPPVSRDLILYALPDEPFVLALPATHRLAEQAVIRVADLAHEPLLIAPRSIGPSIYDRVIALFTAEGISPRIVQEVTPMTTLVGLVAAGTGLGFVTSSIGRATRPGVAYRPVLPPPPSLPIAAAWHPPTLSASGERFLEVVRVLVEQGEFARAAS; encoded by the coding sequence GTGGCCGTTGCCGAAGACCTCCATTTTCGCCGCGCCGCGGAACGGATGAACCTGACACAGCCGGCGCTCAGCCAGCGGATACGGGCGCTGGAAGGCGAGGTCGGAGCCGATCTTTTCGAGCGTGACAGGCGCGGGGTAGCGCTGACGCCGGCGGGCGCGGCCTTCCTCGGCCCAGCCCGCGAAGCGGTGCGGCACGCCAACATGGCGAAGGCCGAAGCGCTGCGGGCGGTGCGCGGCGAGGTCGGGCGCTTGCGGCTAGGCTTTACGCCGATCGCCTTTTACGGCGTTCTGCCGGAAGCGGTGCAGGCGTTTCGTATCCGTCATCCGCAAGTCGAGGTCGATCTCATCGAGATGAGTTCGCCCAAAGTGGAAGCCGCGCTTGCGTCGGCTGACATCGACCTCGGCGTGCTGCATCCGCCGGTTTCGCGGGATCTCATTCTTTACGCCCTGCCGGACGAGCCGTTCGTTCTGGCGCTTCCGGCGACGCACCGGCTAGCGGAGCAGGCGGTCATCCGCGTCGCCGATCTTGCTCACGAGCCGCTATTGATTGCACCGCGGAGTATCGGCCCCAGTATTTACGACCGGGTGATTGCCCTCTTCACTGCCGAGGGGATCAGTCCCCGGATTGTCCAAGAGGTGACGCCTATGACCACATTGGTTGGACTCGTCGCGGCCGGAACCGGTCTGGGCTTCGTCACCTCCAGCATCGGGAGGGCGACCCGACCGGGTGTTGCCTATCGCCCTGTCCTCCCGCCGCCGCCATCCCTGCCGATCGCGGCGGCGTGGCACCCGCCTACATTGTCAGCCAGCGGCGAGCGCTTCCTGGAAGTCGTGAGGGTATTGGTCGAGCAGGGCGAATTTGCCAGAGCGGCGTCATGA
- a CDS encoding c-type cytochrome, with amino-acid sequence MDYRVVLLIATSVVALFPADAGAQEGDATAGATVFKKCATCHVVESDTNKVGPSLKGLFGRKAGTHPGFAYSSGMKAAGEGGLVWDEATLRDYLHNPKAKVKGTKMAFVGVKDDQEITNLVAYLKQYSK; translated from the coding sequence GTGGACTACCGTGTTGTTCTGCTGATTGCTACATCCGTTGTTGCCCTTTTTCCTGCTGACGCCGGAGCGCAGGAAGGCGATGCAACGGCTGGCGCCACCGTTTTCAAGAAATGCGCGACCTGTCATGTGGTCGAGTCCGACACGAACAAGGTCGGTCCGTCGCTGAAAGGGCTGTTCGGCCGCAAGGCCGGAACGCATCCGGGTTTTGCCTATTCAAGCGGGATGAAGGCGGCCGGCGAGGGTGGCCTCGTCTGGGACGAGGCGACGTTGCGCGACTATCTGCACAATCCGAAAGCGAAGGTGAAGGGCACGAAGATGGCCTTCGTCGGAGTGAAGGACGATCAGGAAATCACCAATCTCGTCGCTTATCTCAAGCAATATTCCAAATGA
- a CDS encoding heme-copper oxidase subunit III family protein translates to MAQTVQPHGEPGLRQSGLRGVAADFSSDQRAFKTASWGKAMMWIFLLSDTFVFGCFLIAYMTARMSTPVAWPNPSEVFGLHIGGQNVPLILIAIMTFVLISSSGTMAMAVNFGYRRDRGKTAGLMILTALLGATFVGMQAFEWTKLITEGVRPWENPWGAAQFGSTFFMITGFHGTHVTIGVIFLLIVARKVWRGDFDVERRGFFTSRKGRYEAVEIMGLYWHFVDLVWVFIFAFFYLW, encoded by the coding sequence ATGGCACAAACTGTCCAGCCACACGGGGAACCCGGCCTCAGGCAATCGGGCCTGCGCGGTGTCGCCGCCGATTTCAGCTCGGATCAGCGCGCCTTCAAGACTGCGTCCTGGGGCAAGGCGATGATGTGGATCTTTCTGCTCAGCGACACCTTCGTCTTCGGCTGTTTCCTGATCGCCTATATGACTGCCCGAATGTCGACGCCGGTCGCATGGCCCAATCCCAGCGAGGTCTTCGGGCTCCATATCGGCGGCCAGAACGTTCCGCTGATCCTGATCGCGATCATGACCTTCGTGCTGATATCGAGCAGTGGCACCATGGCAATGGCGGTCAATTTCGGCTATCGCCGCGACCGCGGGAAGACGGCTGGCCTAATGATTCTGACGGCCCTTCTCGGGGCAACCTTCGTCGGCATGCAGGCCTTCGAGTGGACGAAGCTCATCACCGAAGGCGTGCGGCCCTGGGAAAATCCATGGGGCGCGGCGCAGTTCGGATCGACCTTCTTCATGATCACGGGTTTTCACGGCACCCACGTCACGATCGGCGTCATCTTCCTCCTCATCGTCGCCCGCAAGGTCTGGCGGGGCGATTTCGACGTGGAACGGCGCGGCTTTTTCACCAGCCGGAAAGGGCGCTACGAGGCCGTCGAGATCATGGGCCTCTACTGGCACTTCGTCGACCTCGTCTGGGTCTTCATCTTCGCGTTTTTCTATCTGTGGTGA
- a CDS encoding cytochrome c oxidase subunit II yields the protein MAVVLILVLLVVGSVLFHVLSPWWWTPIASNWSYIDSTLVITFWITGIVFVAVISFMAYCVYRFRHKPGNRAHYEPENRKLEVMLASGTAVGVAAMLAPGLIVWNQFISVPADAASIEVVSQQWLWSFRLPGADGKLGRAETRDITPENPLGLDKNDANGLDDIIVEGGELHLPVGKPVHFLLRSVDVLHDFYVPEFRAKMDMIPGMVTYFWLTPTRTGTFEILCAELCGVGHPQMRGTVTVDNDADYQTWLGQQQTFTQLTASSGEPPAN from the coding sequence ATGGCTGTCGTGCTGATCCTCGTCCTGCTTGTCGTCGGCTCCGTGCTGTTCCATGTGCTGAGCCCCTGGTGGTGGACGCCGATCGCGTCCAACTGGAGCTATATCGACAGCACCCTTGTCATCACCTTCTGGATCACCGGCATCGTCTTCGTGGCGGTGATTTCCTTCATGGCCTATTGCGTCTACCGCTTCCGGCACAAGCCGGGCAACCGCGCGCATTACGAGCCTGAAAACCGCAAGCTGGAGGTGATGCTCGCCTCGGGAACGGCGGTCGGCGTGGCGGCCATGCTCGCCCCAGGCCTCATCGTGTGGAACCAGTTCATCTCGGTGCCCGCCGATGCCGCATCGATCGAAGTCGTCAGCCAGCAATGGCTGTGGAGTTTCCGCCTGCCCGGGGCAGACGGAAAGCTCGGCCGCGCCGAAACGCGCGACATCACACCCGAAAACCCTCTCGGCCTCGACAAGAACGACGCGAACGGCCTCGACGACATCATCGTCGAAGGCGGCGAGTTGCATCTGCCGGTGGGCAAGCCGGTGCATTTCCTGCTGCGCTCCGTCGACGTGCTCCATGATTTCTACGTGCCCGAGTTCCGCGCCAAGATGGACATGATCCCCGGCATGGTCACCTATTTCTGGCTGACGCCGACGCGCACGGGCACTTTCGAGATCCTCTGCGCCGAACTCTGTGGCGTCGGCCACCCGCAGATGCGCGGCACGGTCACCGTCGACAACGACGCGGACTATCAGACCTGGCTCGGGCAGCAGCAGACATTCACCCAGCTGACGGCGTCATCGGGAGAGCCGCCGGCAAACTGA
- a CDS encoding cytochrome C oxidase subunit IV family protein, with protein MSETTAHAQTQTVDAQAHAGQQHPIRLYLLVWGLLFVLSALSYMVDYLGIQGYPRWTLILVFMMLKAGLIVAVFMHMAWERLALVYAILLPPLLVLVFVALMVSEADYTIFTRLAFFGATP; from the coding sequence ATGAGCGAGACAACGGCACACGCGCAAACCCAAACGGTGGATGCACAGGCACATGCCGGGCAGCAGCACCCGATCCGGCTCTATCTCCTCGTCTGGGGCCTGCTTTTCGTGCTCAGCGCCCTCTCCTACATGGTCGATTACCTCGGCATCCAGGGTTATCCAAGATGGACGCTGATCCTCGTCTTCATGATGCTGAAAGCCGGCCTCATCGTCGCCGTCTTCATGCACATGGCCTGGGAAAGGCTGGCGCTGGTCTATGCGATCCTGCTGCCGCCGTTGCTGGTGCTGGTCTTCGTGGCGCTGATGGTGTCGGAAGCGGACTACACGATTTTCACCCGGCTCGCCTTCTTCGGGGCTACGCCGTAG
- a CDS encoding MYG1 family protein, which produces MIPDFLVTHSGGFHADELLSSVILTRLFPQARLIRSRAPEWITPGPDRIIYDVGGAYDPATGVFDHHQRAAPLRDDGQPYSSFGLIWKHYGREYLAASGLPEDHVEALHASFDTGFVLPIDLTDNGALSPSGPLAGLTLPALLETLKPVFDEAEPEADDRAFHSALSITRSFVEAGIAQSAAKLRAEAIVYRAIAAAGQGRVLELPRGMPFRPAIVKAGADHLLFVVHPRENDWCVTGIRRGQEGFELRADLPAVWAGLANGELEAACGIKGASFCHNGRFIAAAKTRAAALAMAELAVKQALSVEV; this is translated from the coding sequence ATGATCCCCGATTTCCTCGTCACCCATTCCGGTGGCTTCCATGCCGACGAATTGCTGTCGAGCGTCATCCTGACTCGGCTTTTCCCGCAGGCGCGTCTGATCCGCAGCCGGGCGCCGGAATGGATTACGCCAGGCCCGGACCGGATCATCTATGATGTCGGCGGAGCCTACGACCCTGCTACGGGCGTATTCGATCATCACCAGCGCGCCGCGCCGCTGCGCGACGATGGCCAGCCCTATAGCTCGTTCGGTCTGATATGGAAGCATTACGGCCGGGAATATCTCGCAGCCTCCGGTCTTCCCGAAGATCATGTCGAGGCCCTCCACGCCTCTTTCGACACCGGTTTCGTGTTGCCGATCGACCTGACCGACAATGGCGCGCTGAGCCCCTCGGGTCCTTTGGCGGGCCTGACGCTGCCGGCGCTGCTGGAGACCCTGAAACCGGTGTTCGATGAGGCGGAGCCCGAGGCTGACGATCGCGCCTTTCACTCGGCGCTGAGCATAACTCGCAGTTTCGTAGAGGCGGGGATCGCCCAGAGCGCCGCAAAACTGCGGGCCGAGGCGATCGTGTATCGGGCGATCGCGGCTGCGGGGCAGGGGCGTGTTCTGGAATTGCCGAGGGGAATGCCCTTCCGGCCGGCCATCGTCAAGGCCGGCGCCGATCACCTGCTGTTCGTCGTCCACCCGCGCGAAAACGATTGGTGCGTGACCGGCATTCGCCGCGGCCAAGAGGGATTCGAGCTGCGAGCCGACCTGCCGGCGGTCTGGGCCGGACTTGCGAATGGCGAGCTGGAAGCGGCTTGCGGCATAAAGGGCGCAAGCTTTTGCCATAACGGCCGCTTCATCGCCGCCGCCAAGACCCGGGCGGCGGCCCTTGCCATGGCCGAATTGGCGGTAAAGCAGGCGCTTTCCGTCGAGGTGTAG
- a CDS encoding helix-turn-helix domain-containing protein encodes MLFIPLPFVVALLLLILFVTVLRREEEAAPNRPFLALILLSVLLSILSGLRWGYGVQAVSMVAPVIAAMVPPLTYAGVSRLVRTSRRSLPARIALHAVPAAVILLLITFRRDTIDIALVLVFVGYAVAILLLMRPGADALRLAPFEGAVPAYRAIIFAAAALCLSAAVDIFVFLDFTWAHGAHAMTLISVSNLAILVILGIAAAAASRSRAPAETVEMTPRPETIEDKETIAAVDALMEAKKLYHDANLNLDRLARKAGIPARQISAAINRAMDKNVSQYVNDYRIGEACRLLADTEKSVTEVMFDVGFQTKSNFNREFRRVTDMTPVAWRQKKAGPTC; translated from the coding sequence ATGCTGTTCATTCCGCTTCCCTTCGTCGTCGCCCTTCTGCTGCTCATCCTGTTCGTCACCGTCCTCAGGCGGGAAGAGGAGGCGGCACCGAACCGGCCATTTCTGGCGCTGATCCTGCTCAGTGTCCTGTTATCCATCCTCTCCGGCCTGCGCTGGGGCTACGGAGTGCAGGCGGTCAGCATGGTCGCGCCTGTCATCGCGGCGATGGTACCGCCGCTTACCTATGCAGGAGTTTCCAGGCTGGTGAGGACGAGCCGGCGGTCGCTGCCAGCGCGGATTGCGCTGCATGCCGTGCCGGCCGCAGTCATCCTGCTATTGATCACCTTCCGGCGAGATACGATTGATATCGCGCTGGTGCTTGTTTTTGTCGGTTATGCCGTGGCGATCCTGCTTCTGATGCGGCCGGGCGCGGATGCGCTGCGGCTTGCGCCCTTCGAGGGGGCGGTGCCGGCCTATCGGGCGATCATCTTCGCGGCGGCGGCGCTGTGCTTGTCGGCAGCAGTCGACATCTTCGTGTTCCTCGATTTCACCTGGGCACATGGCGCGCATGCGATGACGCTGATCAGCGTCAGCAATCTCGCCATCCTCGTCATCCTCGGCATTGCGGCGGCGGCGGCCAGCCGAAGCCGGGCGCCTGCCGAAACGGTGGAGATGACGCCGAGGCCCGAAACGATCGAGGACAAGGAGACGATCGCGGCGGTCGATGCGCTGATGGAGGCAAAGAAGCTCTATCACGACGCCAATCTCAATCTCGATCGGCTCGCCCGCAAGGCCGGCATTCCCGCCCGCCAGATATCGGCAGCGATCAACCGGGCGATGGACAAGAACGTCTCGCAATATGTCAATGATTACAGGATCGGCGAGGCCTGCCGGCTGCTTGCCGATACCGAGAAATCGGTCACCGAGGTGATGTTCGACGTCGGCTTTCAGACCAAGTCCAACTTCAACCGCGAATTCCGCCGGGTGACCGATATGACGCCGGTTGCCTGGCGGCAGAAGAAAGCGGGTCCGACCTGTTGA
- a CDS encoding dienelactone hydrolase family protein codes for MAEVLLFHHAQGLTPGIRAFADDLRAAGHIVHTPDLFGGRTFASIDEGLAYIGAIGFDEMRERGVRIADELPAALVYAGFSFGVLPAQKLAQTRPGARGALFFYSCLPISGKWAFGPWPEGVPVQIHGMDKDPIFAGEGDIDAAREIVETVEDAELFLYPGDQHYFADSSLPSYDADATALLTSRVLAFLGSLQHPSG; via the coding sequence ATGGCTGAAGTCTTGTTGTTCCACCATGCCCAGGGGCTGACCCCGGGCATCCGCGCATTCGCCGACGATTTGAGGGCGGCCGGCCACATCGTGCACACCCCTGATCTGTTCGGTGGACGCACCTTCGCCAGCATCGATGAGGGCCTCGCCTATATCGGTGCGATCGGCTTCGACGAGATGAGGGAGCGCGGCGTGCGCATCGCTGACGAACTGCCTGCCGCGCTCGTTTATGCCGGGTTCTCCTTCGGTGTGCTGCCGGCGCAGAAGCTGGCACAGACACGGCCCGGAGCCCGTGGCGCCTTGTTCTTCTATTCCTGCCTGCCGATCAGCGGAAAATGGGCCTTCGGACCCTGGCCGGAGGGTGTCCCGGTTCAGATCCACGGGATGGACAAGGATCCGATCTTCGCAGGCGAGGGCGATATCGACGCCGCTCGCGAGATCGTCGAGACGGTCGAGGACGCGGAACTTTTCCTCTACCCAGGCGACCAGCATTACTTTGCCGACAGCTCGCTCCCGTCCTACGACGCGGACGCGACGGCGCTCCTGACCAGCCGAGTTCTCGCGTTCCTGGGCTCTTTGCAGCACCCGTCTGGTTGA
- a CDS encoding efflux RND transporter periplasmic adaptor subunit produces the protein MHCRAAYSIAIEDCQKRVRGRGFVVVGHSVGMNTTSEHERDLAAKLRSLSIEPAAFKTEPSERKVRRRVIPGMLALAAAAALAAVLLYPTNVVERIETGFAKLAGGEPAISASGGEAPARADAPPIGAATASIREITGSGYVVAPDVATVFSKYEGRIVEVEVEAGDRVVAGQVLVQLDDTGARFAFRNAEISRRAAELALDARNIGLAQARSSLARIERLAGRDAMSAQALEEAKTAFATADNAALQARQDVERAKLDIDRAREQVEALTVRAPISGTVTRLDAHVGDTVLSREDSVRENESLLVITDTESLIIDADVAEANIALMRPGLAGEAVLDGFPDQPFAVAVSKIAPAISREKGTVTLRLSLASPPSGMRPAMAARIRLVVGQEEARVPITRPSPSVAPHGER, from the coding sequence CTGCATTGCCGCGCCGCGTACTCAATCGCGATCGAGGACTGTCAGAAACGTGTTCGAGGTCGCGGCTTTGTTGTCGTCGGCCATTCTGTCGGCATGAACACTACATCGGAACATGAACGAGATCTTGCCGCCAAGCTGCGATCGCTTTCGATCGAGCCCGCGGCCTTCAAGACAGAGCCGTCGGAGCGCAAAGTCCGGCGGCGCGTGATTCCCGGAATGCTGGCCCTGGCTGCGGCGGCAGCGCTGGCGGCGGTTCTTCTCTATCCGACAAATGTGGTGGAGCGCATCGAAACCGGGTTTGCAAAGCTTGCGGGCGGAGAGCCTGCGATATCGGCGAGCGGCGGAGAGGCGCCGGCAAGGGCTGACGCACCGCCGATCGGGGCTGCGACGGCGTCGATCCGGGAGATTACCGGCTCCGGTTATGTCGTGGCGCCCGATGTCGCCACCGTCTTTTCCAAATATGAGGGCCGGATCGTGGAGGTCGAGGTCGAGGCCGGTGATCGGGTGGTGGCCGGGCAGGTGCTCGTGCAGCTCGACGATACCGGTGCCCGGTTTGCGTTTCGAAACGCGGAGATATCGCGTCGGGCGGCGGAGCTCGCGCTCGATGCAAGGAATATCGGGCTTGCGCAGGCACGGTCGTCGCTTGCCCGCATCGAGCGGCTGGCCGGACGAGATGCGATGTCGGCGCAGGCGCTGGAGGAGGCGAAAACAGCTTTCGCTACGGCAGACAATGCCGCCCTGCAAGCGCGCCAGGATGTCGAAAGGGCCAAGCTCGATATCGACAGGGCGCGTGAACAGGTCGAGGCGCTGACGGTGCGGGCGCCGATTTCTGGTACCGTCACACGGCTTGATGCCCATGTCGGCGACACGGTGTTGTCGCGCGAGGACAGCGTGCGGGAGAATGAAAGCCTGCTTGTCATTACCGACACGGAAAGTCTGATCATCGATGCCGATGTGGCCGAAGCCAATATCGCACTGATGCGGCCGGGGCTTGCCGGCGAGGCGGTGCTCGACGGTTTCCCCGATCAGCCGTTTGCCGTCGCGGTGTCGAAGATCGCCCCCGCAATTTCGCGGGAGAAGGGGACGGTAACGCTGCGCCTGTCGCTCGCTTCGCCGCCTTCGGGAATGCGGCCGGCGATGGCGGCGCGCATTCGGCTCGTGGTGGGTCAGGAGGAGGCGCGGGTGCCCATCACCCGCCCTAGTCCTTCGGTGGCCCCTCACGGAGAGCGCTGA
- a CDS encoding cytochrome c oxidase subunit 3, with amino-acid sequence MNVTLIFLAAIGGFIVWWLAGQRLTSKPWLETGSVQLPAHHSADRRPAPAVKIGLFVFLGVVGAVFSLAVSAYFMRMASADWWGMPVPRLLWVNTAALILSSAALEWAKGEARHGRIERLRPALAAALALAVFFLVGQIQAWRELAAAGYVLADNPANSFFYMLTGLHGLHILGGLAVLAHTTVKAFASEAATDRLSLRVDLSAIYSHFMLAVWLLLFALFAGWANEFVDLCRTLLN; translated from the coding sequence ATGAACGTCACGCTGATTTTCCTTGCCGCAATCGGCGGCTTCATCGTCTGGTGGCTTGCCGGACAGCGGCTGACCTCGAAGCCCTGGCTCGAAACCGGATCGGTGCAGCTGCCGGCCCATCACAGCGCCGACCGGCGGCCCGCGCCGGCGGTGAAAATCGGCCTCTTCGTGTTCCTTGGCGTCGTGGGCGCAGTTTTCAGCCTTGCCGTCAGCGCCTATTTTATGCGCATGGCCTCGGCCGACTGGTGGGGGATGCCGGTTCCGCGCCTCCTCTGGGTGAACACGGCAGCTCTTATCTTAAGCAGCGCTGCGCTGGAATGGGCGAAAGGCGAAGCTCGGCATGGCCGCATCGAACGCCTGCGGCCGGCGCTGGCCGCTGCACTTGCCCTTGCGGTCTTCTTTCTCGTCGGACAGATCCAGGCCTGGCGCGAGCTTGCCGCGGCCGGCTACGTGCTTGCCGACAATCCCGCCAACAGCTTCTTCTACATGCTGACCGGCCTGCACGGGCTGCATATTCTCGGCGGGCTTGCCGTGCTCGCGCACACGACCGTGAAGGCCTTTGCGAGCGAGGCTGCGACGGACAGGCTCAGCCTGCGCGTCGATCTTTCGGCCATCTATTCGCATTTCATGCTTGCCGTCTGGCTCTTGCTCTTTGCGCTCTTTGCCGGATGGGCGAACGAATTCGTCGATCTCTGCCGCACATTGCTGAACTAG
- the ctaD gene encoding cytochrome c oxidase subunit I, with amino-acid sequence MVEIPSGGADVIPPAEVEDVELYHPRSWWTKYVFSQDAKIIAVQYSVTAIAIGLVALVLSWLMRLQLAFPGTFTFIDADHYYQFITMHGMIMVIYLLTALFLGGFGNYLIPLMVGARDMVFPYANMLSYWIYLLAVLILVAGFFAPGGPTGAGWTLYPPQAVLSGTPGGKDWGILLMLSSLIVFIIGFTMGGLNYVVTVLQGRARGMTLMRMPLTVWGIFTATVMALLAFPALFVACVMMLFDRLLGTSFFMPAIVEMGEQLQHGGGSPILFQHLFWFFGHPEVYIVALPAFGIVSDLISTHARKNIFGYRMMVWAIVVIGALSFIVWAHHMYVSGMNPAFGFFFATTTLIIAIPTAIKVYNWVLTLWRGDIHLTLPMLFALAFIVTFVNGGLTGLFLGNVVVDVPLSDTMFVVAHFHMVMGVAPILVIFGAIYHWYPKVTGRMLNEALGQIHFWVTFLGTYAIFFPMHYLGLLGVPRRYFELGELAFVPPSAHTLNVFISVMALVVGAAQVVFLFNLVWSLSRGREAGGNPWRATTLEWQTPQTPPAHGNWGKDLPVVYRWAYDYSVPGAAEDFIPQTQPAGDRVTRESPA; translated from the coding sequence ATGGTCGAGATTCCGTCCGGCGGCGCAGATGTCATCCCGCCCGCCGAAGTCGAGGATGTCGAGCTCTATCATCCGAGAAGCTGGTGGACGAAATATGTGTTCAGCCAGGATGCCAAGATCATTGCCGTGCAATATTCGGTGACCGCCATCGCGATTGGCCTGGTGGCGCTGGTGCTCTCCTGGCTGATGCGGCTGCAGCTTGCCTTTCCCGGCACTTTCACCTTCATCGACGCCGATCACTATTATCAGTTCATCACCATGCACGGCATGATCATGGTGATCTATCTGCTGACCGCGCTCTTCCTCGGCGGCTTCGGCAACTATCTCATTCCACTGATGGTCGGCGCCCGCGACATGGTGTTCCCTTATGCCAACATGCTGAGCTACTGGATCTATCTGCTTGCCGTTCTGATCCTCGTCGCGGGCTTTTTCGCTCCCGGCGGCCCGACGGGAGCGGGCTGGACGCTCTACCCGCCGCAGGCGGTCCTGTCGGGCACGCCAGGCGGCAAGGACTGGGGCATCCTGCTGATGCTCTCCTCGCTGATCGTCTTCATCATCGGCTTCACCATGGGCGGGCTGAATTATGTGGTGACCGTGCTGCAGGGAAGGGCGCGGGGCATGACGCTGATGCGCATGCCGCTCACCGTCTGGGGCATCTTCACCGCGACCGTGATGGCGCTGCTGGCCTTTCCCGCACTCTTCGTCGCCTGTGTCATGATGCTGTTCGACCGCCTGCTCGGCACCAGCTTCTTCATGCCCGCCATCGTCGAAATGGGCGAGCAGCTCCAGCATGGCGGCGGCAGCCCGATCCTGTTCCAGCACCTGTTCTGGTTCTTCGGCCATCCGGAGGTCTACATCGTCGCGCTGCCGGCCTTCGGCATCGTTTCCGACCTGATCAGCACCCATGCGCGCAAGAACATCTTCGGCTACCGGATGATGGTCTGGGCAATCGTTGTCATCGGCGCCTTGAGCTTCATCGTTTGGGCGCACCACATGTATGTCAGCGGCATGAACCCGGCCTTCGGGTTCTTCTTCGCCACCACGACGCTGATCATCGCCATCCCGACGGCGATCAAGGTCTACAACTGGGTGCTGACGCTCTGGCGCGGCGACATCCATCTGACGCTGCCGATGCTCTTTGCGCTCGCCTTCATCGTCACTTTCGTCAATGGCGGCCTGACCGGACTGTTTCTCGGCAACGTCGTCGTCGACGTGCCGCTGTCGGATACGATGTTCGTCGTTGCGCATTTCCATATGGTCATGGGCGTGGCGCCGATCCTCGTCATCTTCGGGGCGATCTATCACTGGTATCCGAAGGTCACCGGGCGCATGTTGAACGAGGCGCTTGGCCAGATTCATTTCTGGGTCACCTTCCTTGGCACCTATGCGATCTTCTTTCCGATGCATTATCTCGGCCTGCTCGGCGTGCCGCGCCGTTACTTCGAGCTTGGAGAGCTCGCCTTTGTTCCGCCGTCGGCTCATACGCTGAACGTCTTCATCTCAGTCATGGCGCTCGTCGTCGGGGCGGCGCAGGTCGTCTTCTTGTTCAACTTGGTCTGGAGCCTTTCCCGGGGCAGGGAGGCCGGCGGCAATCCATGGCGGGCGACGACGCTCGAATGGCAGACGCCGCAGACGCCGCCCGCGCACGGCAACTGGGGTAAGGATCTGCCTGTCGTCTATCGCTGGGCCTATGACTACAGCGTGCCGGGCGCTGCCGAGGATTTCATTCCGCAGACGCAGCCGGCCGGCGACAGAGTAACCCGGGAGAGCCCGGCATGA